From Canis lupus baileyi chromosome X, mCanLup2.hap1, whole genome shotgun sequence:
AGAAATTCATGCCAAGACACTTCTTAGTCAAAGTTCTATAAActaaagacagaagaaaatattctgtaaGGGAGAAATAACACCTGGCTGAGAGTGGGATATGGGGGGGGGGTATAACAGTTCAACTTACAGCAGATTTATCATCAGAAACTatggaggccagaagaaagtggcacaaGATtgttaaagtgctgaaagaaaagagctATCAACTCTAAGTCCCACATCCAggaaaaatatccttcaggaattaAGCTGGAAGATTCTGTATTAGAGTGTTAAAAGCAGGAAAGAGTGCATAAGATTTCCCAATACCATCACTGCAATGTAAGACTCCTCCCACCCCATTACTAGGCATTGATTACGTGAATTGATATATTAGGCTAAAAGTAGTATAGTTTCCATAGGGAAAATCATTTTATCATGACTCTGGGTTTCAAAACACAGAAAGTTCTACTTACTATGCCTCtataaaaggattttattcactTACATGGCTAAACATCATCAGGCATAGCTAGATTTTGTGATTCAAAAACCatcatcaggggatccctgggtggcgcagcggtttggcgcctgcctttggcccagggcgcgatcctggagacctgggatcgaatcccacgtcgggctcccggtgcatggagcctgcttctccctctgtctgtgtctctgcgcctctctctctctgtgactataataaataaaagggagtgttaaaaaaaaaaaaaacaaaaaacaaaaaccatcatCAGGATTTAGTTTCTCCCTACCCCTAAGTTCtgctttctttaaatgtctgtattgtggttgttgttgttttagagagagagagagagagagacagagtgagaaagagagagagcaagggaggggcagagggagagggagggagagaatcttaagcagggtccatgcctagtgtggagccaatgcagggcttgatctcatgaccctgagatcatgacctgaactgaaatcagagttgtacatttaactgactgaaccacccaggtgcccccaggatgTCTGGGTTCGTGAATGGACTCTCCTTTTACTTAAAGATGGCTGTCAGCAGTATTCCAGACTATATCTTTCCATATCCCATtccagtagaaaaaaaatgagagcactTGTACAACATTTCCAAGAAAAGCCATAAAATTCACTCTGACTTGTACGTTTAGGATACAAGTCCACACCTGGAGTAGTCACTATAGTCAGGCAAATGCTGTGTGACCATTGATTTAGGCCTGGGTCTCAGGGCTGGAGGAATTCCAGCTAGGAAGGTGGATTGAAGTGGGAAAGAAATTGAGTCTATATGAAAATTAGGGTCTATTGGAAAGGTAAAATGCTTGCTGGGGAGGTAAACAGCAAATGCCCCCCACAACCACACCTAGACAATCTCTTAGAGTTGTTTGATGCAGAAAGTAGGCATGTTGATAAAAGGGtgccaataaaatttatttatttaggctaCCAAAAGCATCCTTTACAAGCCTCTACAAAATCCCACTgttttgtttaagttttttttttaaagattttatctatttcagaGATAGAGCAACATagatatacatagagagagaggaagaggaagaaacagagagagaaagaaaagcagactccgtgctgagtgcagagccctacacagTCCTACAacgccaagatcatgacccaagctgaaattaAATTGGACAcccaagtgactgagccacccaggtgcccccaaatcccaTGGTTTTATCATGAATATGGGGTTAatttagaaatgagaaacaaaaaataagaataaataggacatctgaaaggagaaatataaacaGTGAGATGCCCCAAAGGCTGGCCTGATTTACTACTTCAAAATGTTGTGGATCAGAGgtcaggaaacttttttttttaaaaggcaagataGTTAgcaggaaactttttttaaaaaagggaagcaAGGCCCATATGTTTAATGGGCCATACATATCCTAGCATGAAAACATCCAtggaaaataggtaaataaatgtgTTTGGCTGGGTGCcaataaaaaactttatttttagaagaggCAGTAGGCTGGATTTGGCACACAGGCGGTAGATTGTCAAATCCTGTTATAGAGGGATAAGTAATGTACTATGTGGGAATATGAGCTCTATTTTTAGAATGTATCTGGATTTGAGTCTTGCCTCTTACTCACTAGCTCTGTGTCCATGGATAATTTCCTTAATTACCCTacacctcaatttcctcatttgcatactagaaataataataaaagatatctAAGAGAGTAATTgtgaaatttaaaagagaaaatgcacaTAAATCAGAGTATAATGCCTggcatgtatgtatgtaagtagTCAGTAAATTGTAGctattattatgatgatgatgatgatgatgatgatgatgatgaatgtcAGTAGGAAGAAACTATAGGAAAATCTTGTGAGAGGGAAGAAACACAGTAGTGTTGTTTTAAggatacatatttattaaaacattccAACTATATTTTTAGAGTAGTGGGATTTGTGTCATCAATTACAACTTAGGAAAGAGAATTGCAGCTTTCAGAGAAGAGTCCACAATTAGTCTTCTCTCAAGATACTGATGAAACCCAAAAATTCCCCAGAATTACTGGATGCCTTTTAAAAACCatcagtaagtttttaaaaattattttgttcaaatttattttgtctcaatattatatggtctcattcatttgggaaatataaaaaatagtgaaagggaataaaggggaaaggagaaaaaatgagtgggaaatatcagaaagggagacagaacatgagagactcctaactctgggagacgaactagggatggtggaagggaaggtgggcagggggtgggggtgactgggtgatgggtactgagggggggcacttgatgggatgagcactgggtgttattctatatgttggcaaattgaacaccaataaaaaataaatttataaaaaattattttgtctccACACCTGGAATTCTGCATGCATTTGTAATGATTGTACTTCACTAAATACAGAGCAGAGCTGGAGAAGATTTGGAAAGGGCATCTGGAGAGATTAATGGTTTATATGGGTGAATGTATGAGGGCCCTCTATCTTCAAATTTATCACACTGACTTTATAAAAGTATGTTGAGCATTAAATGCCGAAATGGATATTCCATTTTTTAGTAATGTGAACTTAAATGAGCATCATTAACAAATTAAATTACTCAGCACaaggcctggcacaaagtaggcatCCACCAACTACTAGTTCCCTTTCTTTAGATGCACACAAAGCTAGACTTTATGCCCAAAGGGACAAGTCTTCCATTCACAGGGAAAACTGAAATTCTACATGGTTCTCCACTGAGTTACTATGAAGCAAATGGGGTTGGTGGAATACAGTCACAACTAGGCTTTTCACTGAACTGGACCAATAAGAGAACCAGTGCAATGTTAGATATATACTAGAAATTAGCGTGCAAGAAGCAGGTTCAAGTAAACTCAAGAACCAAAGCCAATACCAGGAAGTAATACAGACAATTTAGTGCATAAATGCTCAAACTTATAGCAGCAAACAATGGCTGGACAGCATGGTCTGTGTACCGAGATCTTTCTACTGACTCTGCTAAATAGTGTAACTCACTTctgggacttctttttttaaatgtgggtaGTGAATCTTGCATGAAGATGATATTGAAGATCCATGACACTATATTCCCTTGAaggattttccattttcttggccAAGTGAGACCTGAAGCTTCATAGGGAGGCAATGAAACATACCCACCAATGTAGAAGGCTTTACAAATATGACTTAAGTTCCCAGAGCTCTCTCAAGAGCATGTGGTATTAGATTTGCCAAGAGGCTAGTATACCCTATATGCTCTATTTTGTTTCAGGGATGACTATTGTGGTCATAGGCTAGATGATGCTGGATGGAAAAGATCTTCCCAAGTCAAGAAAAGGGTAATATCTGTTTTACCATCCTGGATAGAGGTAAAGGCAGTGACAGCATGGGTCCTGTGTGCTGCCATCTGGACAGATTAGAGGTGGTGAAAGGACAATTATACATTCCTCCCTCTTTAAATGTGCTTGTCAGGGGCTCATAGTCATGTGTTATGTCATTACCCATGACGATATATTCTAATGGTTAGGGTGAACTGTGTAGTATTATAAGAAGCAATTACTTATGGCAGGTATCATGGTTCTGGGTGTGAGCAGAGGTAACTGCAGGAATTAAAAACCATAaacattttggaattttattaCAGCTGTAGacaaatgagaaagaataaaaggaggaTGACTGTTGATGTAAAGCTCCCAGGGAGGCCAATCTTCAGTGAATTCACAATGGTTCACACTGTGGTGATGACTTTCTATagtaagaatattattttttttccagtgcacTCAGTGGTAGATTAGAATCTggaggactaaaaaaaaaaaaaaaagattcaaaagcaaatttatatttatttatttatttacttataatgaTAATTAACTGCAAAATAGGCTAGAATACTCCATGTCAGCTGGTTAGTGAGTTCTCTCCCCATAACAAAGTTTATATGGGAACATAATTACAATCAGATTACTTCTACATGGGGTCACAGCAAGGGTGTTAGGTGGCAATCTTAATGGCCATCTCACTTTATGTGGACCTGGTAAATCATATATAATCAACATCCCCTCTTTGAGTTTAGAGATTACCAATGCCCTATGACTCTTTAATTGCCCCCTTTTCTAGATTCTCTGAAGACCATTCTATCACTAAAAATTCCTTCTTCAGACTTATCATAAAATGATTAGATTTTATCTTGCTGGATGGCATCAATCAAGTAGCAGATCTGCCTTCCTTAAACTACAATCTTGGTTGGACTTGGGGACTCCTCAAGCCTTTTGCAGACTACATCTTCAAGTAGGTTACCTCTCATCTGTTCTCAGTAGATTTTAATCAGTTTCACTCTCAGATAAGTTAACTTGGTATAAGTTCTTAGAAAAACATCTGTGTAACTTTATATTAAATAATGAGTTTATTCTATTGAAGTGGATGGTGTTTTTATGATGAAATTTGGAAGAGGTAAACAAAATGGTTGCTAGCTAGTAGACAGTTAAGCATTATCCCAGTATCCTATTTCTATGCTCATTCTGATTGTTGAATTGTATCACATAGAGCACAAGAATTCCTTGACTGGGAACTCATCAACAAGGGGTTTCCTGAAATGGGGGGATTTATAGCCCAAAATGAATTATCTGTTCTGAGAGGCTGTGAAATCTGAAGATTTCTTGGAGAAGAAGGTGATGCTGCTGCAGAGAGAAGGTCCAAACAGGAAATAAGGTAATGCATCTTTGTGAGAGAGCACATAATGATAAATTATGTCCTTAAGATAAGAAAGATTGGTGATGAAGCCAACTGAATGATTCCCATCAGCATTCTGAGACCATACTGGGGTCAGTAAGGAAAGTGAATGGAGGCTACTGGGTTACTATTTTGTTACAGAATTGGGGGTGCTAGATCAGGATACCTCCAAGTAATCCCAGAGACACTTAAAGTTTAAATAGATCTGCTTGTTAGAGGCTTTCATACAATCCCAGTACCACAGTGAGAATTTCTTGGCACAACTGGAATATGTGCATCCAGGTTTCCTTGTTATGAGAACATGTGGAGTAAAGTGGAAAGTATAGCAAGCTATTGATAAAGGAGACCCCTTGTAAATGCAAATAAGGGTTGGCACAGCGGTTAGTGAGGCACTGATGGGAAAAATGATCTATTTGTTAGTGCTACTGGATGAAAGAGGTAAGGGCCTAAGTGGGTTTAAATATTGTCAAAGTTAGCATAATTCCCCAGAAACAAGGCCAAAGTACAATGACACTTCATGTTCTGAGAGGTCTTGATGGCTGCTAGGGAATAAGGAATTACTAATCTTTCTTTTAATCTAAAATCAATTATGGGGACATACATCCACACCAAGAAGCAAGGAACAGAGGACTGACTATTACTAGCAAACATCAATTGTCACTAGTTATCCTTAACATTATAGAGAGTTTTGTGTCTCAAGCATGGCACTACTTTCATTCAGAAGCATTAAGAATCCATACATAGAGCTGATATGTGCCAAGAGCACAACACAAGCAATCAAACCCCTCAATCAAATTAAGATTTATGTAACAATGGTGTTGATGTCCATGTCCCAGGACTTGTCAGAAGGGATTGTTCAGACAGTTGTCTGCCATTATTTACTTTTCACAATTCTCAACTAGATAAGGGTCTCCAGAGGTGGTCCATAAGGATATACAACTTAACATCAATGGCAATGATCCCAAATAGTGACCACACTGAAGCCTCTAGAGTCAGAAACTACTATAGGGTCTTCAGTAGAGATTTATTTAACCAGATTCCCTTACCTGCCAGGTAAGGCAACAAGGACAGGCTGTAGACATAATTATGATGAGACTCCTTCCCCAACTTTCATTCATATTTATCAGAGGTCATTATCCTAGACCTGGCCATTTTGACTTGGCCATTAGCCATGCTATAGCATAAAGTAGGTTGTTGAGGAAGTGGGGAGTAAGATGGAATTAGTAGGGCTTGGCTAAAAATATGTACATGCCTGAAAGGCTAGTTCTCAAGGAAGTGGACCGACAGGTCCAATCAGAGTCTCCAAATGGCCATGCTATCTGGTTTGTCAATAGCTAAGAGATCCAGGTTTTTTGAGCAAGCAGAAGTCTTTTAAATGGCAACAAAATACATAACTGTATGGAATGGTAGTAGAGTTGTATTTCCATGAAGGTTGGTTTGTGTTGAAGCTGGACTCTAGTCAATAGGTGGAGCAGGTTCCAGCCTCCAGTAGAAAAATGTTGGTAGGATATGGAATGCAATGAAGAATTCAACCAAGGATTCCTAAATGAACAGGGAACTAGAATGCAGACCAATGAGGGTGAGGGTGAAAGTCTTGGGCCTAATCTTAGGCACAGAAGACTTAGGCCAACAAACTCAACCCAGATCTCACCCATTGGAGGGAATGGGGTTGCCAGGGCACGTCCAGGGTTGTTTTCATTGGCTCAGACTGGCCAGAGTTTTGCCTACAGACTTTCAATCCTCTTGGGAATTTGGTACCACCTGCAGAAGTGCCAgtgaattgttttcttattgttgagttggGTTTGGTTTGGTGATGGGTGAGCAAATGAACAAGACCTAGTTATTTAAATTCCCAGAAGTACATGAGTTCATGACTGTCTATTAAGTTGTATCATAGTTCCCCACCTGTATTTTAAATGCTAGCGCAGAATATAAATCTTTAAGGCTGGAAGTAAGAGGGATATAACTTTGCAAAATGACCTGCTCTCTTACTGGTGAGTTGAGTTATTTATCCTTGCTGGGGCTCGAGAACGTTTGGCGAGGCAATCTCTTGTAAAGTGACCAGCCTGGCTGCAGTAGAGGCACAACTGAGCTTCTTGCTGGCGGGCTCGTTTGGCTGAGGTGAGAGGTGGCTGGCTTCCACGCAACTGTATAGGTTCTTCCTTGGGTGGCAGATTTGTGGGGCTGGAAAAGGCTTGGTGGTGGATCAGGGAAGCCAACATTGGGAACTGGGTCTCTGACTGAAGAAGCTCTGGCCTGTCATTACGTTTCTTGTCCAACTGAATACACTGAGTGATCAGGTCTGGAAGGTTGTTCATCATATCTGTGCCACTCACTTCATTGTGGATGGAATCAGCTAGTCCTTCTTGTAAGTGATCACTCTGATTGGCTTCATTACAGATCAAATTTTGAGCAAGGAGCTGGAAAGTAGAAGCATCCTGCTGAGAAGAGGAGTTATCCTCTTTGTTCAGAGGGTCTATTTCCTGTTTTATAGGCTCACCAAATGATTGCTGGAATTCAAGAACAAACTTCTCATACTGTTTTAGCAGAGTGTTCTGGTCAGACCCGGATATGACTCCACAACCTTCCATCTGCTGAGAAAGGTAGTCAAAAAAGAACTTGATTTGGACATCATCTGCAGGATTGGGGAACTTGAGAGTTGTCAACCGTGCAGGAAATCCTGAGATACTGGCAGGGTCACTGTGGAACTGAGAAAGATGTTCAAGTAAACATGTTACAGACATCACTGGGGTGGTCAGGGTTGGCATGACTTGGCCCCTTAGATCAAGGTTCTCTTCAGTCAGATGCTGTATTTGTGGTGGCAGAATCAGATTCTCTACTTGAAGGGAGGAATGCTCTACTTGCAAGGTAGATGGTGATTCTGTGTACTTCTCCATTGGGTCTTCTGGAATCAAGTGAGACTAGGTAGAATAAAGTGCCAGTACTAGAAACCAATGTGTGGACAGTAGGGTTTCCTCTATCATCAGAGAGATAGTGTCATGAGTAAGTAGCCAAAACTGCTACCTACAAAACAGTTGCAAAGGGATGCTGAGAGCTGAATTCGAGAGATGCAAAATTGTTGTCCACTATTCACTGTTACCTCTTCTCATGGAGAATGCCAATGTTCTGCACATTCAGAAGTGATAAATTACCTTAGGACACATAGAGGATTTGGAATTAAGAAGGCAAATACAAAAGTCACAATAGATTTTTCTCTCCACTCCCTTTCCTTGTAATATAGGGGAAATTTGC
This genomic window contains:
- the RTL4 gene encoding retrotransposon Gag-like protein 4, which codes for MEKYTESPSTLQVEHSSLQVENLILPPQIQHLTEENLDLRGQVMPTLTTPVMSVTCLLEHLSQFHSDPASISGFPARLTTLKFPNPADDVQIKFFFDYLSQQMEGCGVISGSDQNTLLKQYEKFVLEFQQSFGEPIKQEIDPLNKEDNSSSQQDASTFQLLAQNLICNEANQSDHLQEGLADSIHNEVSGTDMMNNLPDLITQCIQLDKKRNDRPELLQSETQFPMLASLIHHQAFSSPTNLPPKEEPIQLRGSQPPLTSAKRARQQEAQLCLYCSQAGHFTRDCLAKRSRAPARINNSTHQ